Proteins from a single region of Alphaproteobacteria bacterium LSUCC0719:
- a CDS encoding ABC transporter permease — MRQVFVPLLAIVIFLCFWEALVWVNGWPNYKMASPSDLWPAFWRFKGLFLTFGWETLWRTVVGLLIAIIVGVLFGMVMGFSKVMREGLYPLLVGFNAIPKATVVPIVALMFVGQHDLNTVLIAFMISFFPIAVSVSIGLSTLEPEYRDILRSLGASKLTIFWKIALPKTLPEFFGALKVAVTLAFIGTNLMEIVSPHGRGLGALFDSGKTNSDYPLMFAVLIALAVLGIALYYVVVMLEKIFAGWAERSAE; from the coding sequence ATGAGACAGGTATTTGTGCCGCTCCTGGCCATCGTCATCTTCCTGTGTTTCTGGGAAGCCCTGGTATGGGTCAATGGCTGGCCGAACTACAAGATGGCGTCACCGAGTGATCTCTGGCCAGCGTTCTGGCGGTTCAAGGGGTTGTTCCTGACCTTTGGATGGGAAACGCTGTGGCGTACCGTTGTCGGTTTGTTGATCGCCATTATTGTTGGCGTGCTGTTTGGCATGGTCATGGGGTTTTCCAAGGTCATGCGCGAGGGGCTGTATCCGCTTCTGGTTGGCTTCAACGCCATTCCAAAGGCAACCGTTGTTCCTATCGTGGCGCTGATGTTTGTCGGGCAGCATGATCTGAACACCGTTCTGATCGCCTTCATGATTTCGTTCTTTCCGATTGCCGTGTCTGTATCCATCGGCCTGTCCACTCTCGAGCCTGAATATCGTGACATTCTGCGCTCGCTTGGCGCATCGAAGCTCACGATCTTCTGGAAGATTGCCCTGCCAAAGACATTGCCTGAATTCTTTGGTGCCCTGAAGGTGGCGGTAACGCTTGCTTTCATTGGCACAAACCTGATGGAAATCGTGTCGCCGCATGGTCGTGGTCTCGGCGCGTTGTTTGACAGTGGCAAGACGAATTCCGACTATCCGCTGATGTTCGCGGTGTTGATCGCGCTCGCGGTATTGGGGATCGCGCTCTATTACGTTGTCGTGATGCTTGAAAAGATCTTTGCAGGCTGGGCGGAACGGTCGGCAGAGTGA
- a CDS encoding dipeptidase, translating into MKDRAPTPIFDGHNDVLSKLHAMRPLDPASAFTDGYEAAIDLPKSRAGGFAGGFFAVYVPPRDVDHGLRLEAMMAEHYELPLPPRLDWSHAVSVTMAQINILLELEQHGALAICRNVGDLSASMKAGTIAAIMHIEGAEAIDADLTMLNVLHAAGLRSLGPVWSRPTIFGHGVPFAFPSEPDTGPGLTEAGLRLVKRCDELGILIDLSHMNQAGFHDVAKHSGNPLVATHSNAHAICPHARNLTDDQLFMIRDSGGMVGLNFATAFLRPDGKMMPDVPAEVMLRHLDHLITILGEDHVGLGSDYDGAMMPDWLASAADLPHLVDAMRDHGFGETLISKLCVDNWISILKKIWK; encoded by the coding sequence ATGAAGGATAGGGCACCGACGCCAATCTTTGATGGACACAATGATGTCCTGTCAAAACTGCACGCAATGCGTCCGCTGGACCCTGCTTCCGCTTTCACTGACGGGTATGAGGCCGCCATCGACCTGCCAAAGTCCCGCGCCGGAGGATTTGCCGGCGGGTTCTTTGCGGTCTATGTCCCGCCAAGGGACGTCGACCACGGGCTGCGTCTGGAAGCGATGATGGCTGAACACTATGAACTGCCCCTGCCACCCCGGCTTGACTGGTCCCATGCGGTATCTGTGACCATGGCGCAGATCAACATCCTGCTGGAACTTGAACAGCATGGGGCGCTTGCCATCTGCCGCAATGTCGGCGATCTGAGCGCTAGCATGAAGGCCGGCACAATCGCCGCCATCATGCATATCGAGGGCGCCGAGGCGATCGATGCCGATTTGACCATGCTGAACGTGCTGCATGCTGCCGGGCTGCGGTCACTGGGGCCTGTCTGGAGCCGTCCCACGATTTTCGGTCACGGCGTTCCCTTTGCCTTTCCCTCGGAACCGGATACCGGACCCGGATTGACTGAGGCCGGACTGCGACTTGTGAAACGATGTGACGAGCTTGGCATCCTGATTGACCTGTCACACATGAACCAGGCCGGGTTCCACGATGTGGCCAAACATTCTGGCAATCCCCTTGTTGCCACACATTCCAACGCCCATGCCATCTGCCCGCACGCCCGAAACCTGACCGACGACCAGCTTTTTATGATCCGTGACAGTGGCGGCATGGTCGGGCTGAATTTTGCCACAGCCTTTCTGCGCCCCGATGGCAAGATGATGCCGGATGTTCCGGCTGAGGTGATGCTTCGTCACCTTGACCACCTGATTACGATCCTTGGCGAGGATCATGTCGGACTTGGTTCGGATTATGATGGCGCCATGATGCCTGATTGGCTTGCCAGCGCGGCCGACCTTCCACATCTGGTCGACGCCATGCGTGACCACGGGTTTGGCGAAACGCTGATCTCAAAGCTGTGCGTGGACAATTGGATTTCCATTCTCAAAAAGATATGGAAATAG
- a CDS encoding beta-N-acetylglucosaminidase domain-containing protein — protein sequence MNNPQQILGPHLPATPIRGYIEGYYGRLLTWQDRNRIIERMAGLGLNAYLYAPKEDLRHRVEWRTPWPEEWLQHFTALCKAAAMRDVMIFGGIAPGLDYDSRRDSAEFDLLLAKAQALQSAGATAIVIMFDDIEPPPSTLDSALSDEIALHAGIATRLAARLDVPTLIVPRIYADEISNAAADSYRAMTAAIPEDMAVFHCGSHIVAGANPLAPESTPAGSIFGQRLILWDNVYCNDYCPRRLFVGPHANRATTGDLMLNGTGMIETDLLLLEIIVAGDDEAAWRCALAKAGVPDDFHKIAAWFNMPVMNDRIPAAPPQPDDSSFAAIETLLWRWKTPLAREWYPFLFGLKHDLLLAAGRLPELRIAKTQTAALYEKLASTQTGNDPVGDEGNRDDEG from the coding sequence ATGAACAATCCACAGCAGATATTGGGACCACATCTCCCGGCAACGCCAATCCGTGGTTATATCGAAGGCTACTACGGTCGTCTGCTGACCTGGCAGGACCGCAACAGGATCATAGAGCGGATGGCCGGACTGGGTCTGAATGCCTATCTCTATGCGCCGAAGGAGGATCTCCGGCACAGGGTTGAATGGCGAACCCCGTGGCCAGAGGAATGGCTTCAGCACTTCACCGCCCTGTGCAAGGCCGCGGCAATGCGTGATGTGATGATTTTCGGCGGAATCGCGCCGGGGCTGGATTACGACTCCCGACGCGACAGCGCGGAATTCGACCTGCTGCTGGCCAAGGCACAGGCGCTGCAGTCAGCTGGTGCAACTGCCATCGTGATAATGTTTGACGATATTGAGCCACCACCATCAACGCTTGATTCCGCCCTGTCTGACGAAATCGCACTCCATGCCGGCATCGCCACCCGCCTTGCCGCCCGGCTTGATGTGCCGACCCTGATCGTGCCCCGCATCTATGCCGACGAAATCAGCAACGCCGCAGCTGACAGCTACCGGGCCATGACCGCCGCCATTCCCGAGGATATGGCGGTCTTTCATTGCGGATCACACATTGTCGCCGGTGCCAACCCACTGGCGCCGGAATCGACACCGGCCGGCAGCATCTTTGGACAGCGGCTGATCCTGTGGGACAATGTCTATTGCAACGACTACTGTCCACGGCGGTTATTCGTTGGACCTCACGCGAACCGTGCCACAACGGGTGATCTGATGTTGAATGGCACCGGCATGATCGAAACAGATCTGCTTCTTCTGGAAATCATCGTGGCAGGCGACGACGAGGCCGCCTGGCGCTGCGCGCTTGCAAAGGCCGGTGTTCCGGACGATTTCCACAAGATTGCCGCCTGGTTCAACATGCCGGTGATGAATGACCGGATTCCCGCAGCGCCCCCACAACCTGACGACAGCAGCTTTGCCGCCATTGAAACCCTGCTATGGCGGTGGAAAACACCGCTGGCACGCGAATGGTATCCGTTCCTGTTCGGACTGAAGCATGATCTGTTGCTGGCGGCCGGCAGGCTTCCAGAACTGCGGATTGCGAAGACGCAGACAGCCGCGCTGTATGAAAAGCTTGCCAGCACGCAGACCGGCAATGATCCTGTCGGAGATGAAGGAAACCGCGATGATGAAGGATAG
- a CDS encoding L,D-transpeptidase, producing MTDWTVTITGTGYGLTAPHHRCDCLVGRTGFVAGDAKREGDMATPLGTWPLRYLYYRPDRMSCPETGLPTIALTPDMGWCDDPEDPAYNRPVDLPHPARHERLWRDDSLYDLIVVLGHNDSPPVPYHGSAIFLHLREADTSHTAGCIAVTKQDMLALLRAATTDTAIHIAADAPSADQNSLP from the coding sequence GTGACAGACTGGACCGTGACCATCACAGGCACCGGATATGGCCTGACAGCCCCCCATCACCGCTGTGACTGCCTTGTCGGCAGGACAGGTTTTGTTGCCGGTGATGCCAAACGTGAAGGCGACATGGCAACACCGCTTGGAACCTGGCCCTTGCGCTATCTATATTATCGGCCCGACCGTATGTCTTGTCCCGAAACCGGGCTGCCGACCATTGCGTTGACGCCTGACATGGGCTGGTGCGACGACCCGGAAGATCCGGCCTATAACAGGCCGGTCGACCTGCCCCATCCGGCCAGGCATGAAAGACTGTGGCGTGATGATTCTCTATACGACCTGATTGTTGTGCTTGGACATAATGATTCGCCACCAGTCCCCTATCATGGCAGCGCCATCTTCCTGCATCTTCGCGAGGCGGACACAAGCCACACCGCCGGCTGTATCGCCGTGACAAAGCAGGACATGCTGGCGCTGCTGCGCGCGGCAACCACCGATACAGCCATCCACATTGCCGCTGACGCCCCGTCGGCAGACCAGAACAGCCTGCCATGA